Proteins from a single region of Ziziphus jujuba cultivar Dongzao chromosome 1, ASM3175591v1:
- the LOC107416352 gene encoding serine/threonine-protein kinase D6PKL2 encodes MASKNSVRVSSKPQQKGAVIQMVQTNDIRPLPPQVLKASKPELATPEQLPKSAQSAPKQAALEDSENKKSPNSILNGSTDSLADKLSSSSLSPSPEQASTGADCAVNDTRGSLESSVDQEKKTSGYGSVKDSSVSAKVSDGASSIAKTSGSAKISDRADLVESGKSSMCRGSTSSDVSDESTCSSFSSSISKPHKANDLRWEAIQAIRTRDGNLGLGHFRLLKRLGCGDIGSVYLSELSGTKCYFAMKVMDKGSLASRKKLLRAQTEREILQSLDHPFLPTLYTHFETDKFSCLVMEFCPGGDLHTLRQRQPGKHFPEQAVKFYVAEVLLALEYLHMLGIVYRDLKPENVLVREDGHIMLSDFDLSLRCAVSPTLVKTSSMDSEPLRKNPVYCVQPACIEPSCIQPSCVAPTTCFSPRLFSSKSKKDRKPKNEVGNQVSPLPELIAEPTDARSMSFVGTHEYLAPEIIKGEGHGSAVDWWTFGIFLYELLFGKTPFKGSGNRATLFNVVGQPLRFPESPVVSFAARDLIRGLLVKEPQHRLAYKRGATEIKQHPFFEGVNWALIRCATPPEIPRPVEIERIPAPTASSSEKAPAPTIIGAAEQKGSDNYLEFDFF; translated from the exons ATGGCCTCGAAAAATAGCGTTAGAGTGTCCTCAAAACCGCAGCAGAAAGGAGCTGTTATTCAAATGGTACAGACTAATGATATCAGGCCATTGCCTCCACAAGTTTTAAAGGCAAGCAAACCTGAGCTAGCTACTCCTGAACAATTACCAAAATCTGCACAAAGTGCACCAAAGCAGGCTGCTTTAGAAGATTCTGAGAATAAAAAGTCACCAAATTCTATACTAAATGGATCTACGGATTCATTGGCTGATAAACTTAGTTCAAGTTCGTTGTCACCTAGTCCTGAGCAAGCCTCAACTGGAGCAGATTGTGCTGTTAATGATACTCGTGGCTCTCTGGAAAGTTCTGTTGATCAAGAAAAGAAGACATCCGGGTATGGAAGTGTGAAGGATAGTTCAGTTTCTGCCAAGGTTAGTGATGGTGCCAGCAGTATTGCCAAGACTAGTGGAAGTGCAAAGATTAGTGACCGAGCTGATTTAGTTGAGAGTGGAAAGAGCAGTATGTGTAGAGGAAGCACAAGCAGTGATGTGAGCGATGAGAGTACTTGTAGTAGCTTTAGTAGCAGTATCAGCAAGCCTCACAAAGCAAATGACTTGAGGTGGGAAGCTATCCAAGCTATACGAACTAGAGATGGGAATTTGGGCTTGGGTCATTTCAGACTGCTAAAGAGGTTGGGTTGTGGGGATATTGGGAGTGTCTATCTGTCAGAATTAAGTGGAACTAAATGTTATTTTGCAATGAAGGTTATGGACAAAGGGTCCCTAGCAAGTCGTAAAAAGCTTCTCCGTGCTCAGACAGAAAGAGAAATATTGCAATCTCTAGACCATCCTTTTCTTCCTACGTTGTACACTCACTTTGAGACAGATAAGTTCTCATGCTTGGTGATGGAGTTCTGTCCTGGAGGGGACTTACACACTCTAAGGCAGAGGCAGCCAGGGAAACACTTCCCTGAACAGGCAGTGAA ATTTTATGTAGCAGAAGTCCTACTGGCTTTGGAATACCTCCACATGCTTGGAATTGTCTACCGTGACCTGAAGCCAGAAAATGTCCTTGTGAGGGAAGATGGACATATAATGCTTTCTGACTTTGACCTTTCCCTCCGTTGTGCTGTCAGTCCTACTCTTGTAAAAACATCGTCAATGGATTCTGAACCTTTGCGGAAGAACCCTGTATATTGTGTCCAGCCAGCTTGCATTGAGCCTTCTTGTATCCAGCCATCTTGTGTAGCTCCCACAACATGCTTCTCACCCCGCCTCTTTTCTAGCAAGTCCAAGAAGGACCGCAAACCCAAAAATGAGGTTGGAAACCAAGTCAGCCCATTACCAGAGCTCATTGCAGAGCCAACTGATGCTCGTTCTATGTCGTTTGTCGGGACTCATGAATATTTGGCACCTGAGATCATCAAGGGTGAAGGTCATGGAAGTGCTGTTGATTGGTGGACTTTTGGAATCTTTTTGTATGAACTCTTATTTGGTAAGACTCCTTTCAAGGGATCTGGAAACCGGGCTACTCTGTTCAATGTCGTGGGACAACCCCTTCGTTTTCCAGAATCACCAGTTGTGAGTTTTGCTGCAAGAGATCTCATTAGGGGGTTGCTTGTTAAGGAACCACAGCATAGATTGGCATACAAACGAGGGGCAACCGAGATCAAGCAACACCCCTTCTTTGAAGGTGTAAATTGGGCTCTGATACGCTGTGCGACTCCACCAGAGATCCCAAGGCCTGTTGAGATTGAGCGAATACCTGCCCCAACGGCCTCATCAAGTGAAAAGGCACCTGCCCCAACCATAATAGGGGCTGCAGAACAAAAGGGTTCCGATAATTATCTAGAGTTTGATTTCTTTTAG
- the LOC107416359 gene encoding U-box domain-containing protein 33 translates to MSATSLTETGRLWPEETSTDGIEGCHQNHDQRQYQFYNSSNSISEIEEEEDDDDDGDDGSREVPKEVKELFGMGEFAPMPPIREDQQEKSSSSCDDSVYVAVGKSESSMDALTWTVKHAINPSSSTMVYLIHIFPEVRYIPSPLGKLPVNQVSPEQVKTYMAQEGGKRSELLQKFLATCSAAKVKVDTVMIESDSVGKAILDLIPILNIRKLVLGTSKSNSRKLRSRRGSGTLADQILKGAPESCEIKIISEGNEVKMDQPPPESSPSPRGNADDSNWNLIAGIAQLGERQTEDLKVACSIHAHRTTF, encoded by the exons ATGTCTGCGACATCGTTGACTGAAACCGGGAGGTTGTGGCCGGAGGAAACGAGTACAGATGGAATAGAGGGTTGTCACCAAAACCATGATCAAAGGCAGTACCAGTTTTACAATTCAAGCAACAGCATAAGcgagatagaagaagaagaagatgatgatgatgatggtgatgatggatCGAGAGAGGTACCGAAGGAAGTTAAAGAGCTGTTCGGGATGGGAGAATTCGCACCGATGCCGCCAATCAGGGAAGATCAACAAGAAAAGTCATCTTCTTCATGTGATGATAGCGTTTATGTGGCGGTGGGGAAGAGTGAGTCTAGCATGGATGCGTTAACATGGACGGTAAAGCATGCTATAAATCCATCATCATCAACCATGGTCTATCTCATACATATATTCCCTGAGGTTCGATACATTCCCAGCCCAT TAGGAAAGCTTCCGGTGAATCAAGTAAGTCCAGAGCAGGTAAAAACCTACATGGCCCAAGAAGGAGGGAAGAGAAGTGAGCTTCTTCAGAAGTTTCTTGCTACCTGCTCAGCTGCCAAG GTTAAGGTGGATACCGTGATGATTGAGAGTGATTCTGTGGGAAAAGCTATATTGGACCTCATCCCTATTCTCAACATAAGGAAACTTGTTCTTGGAACCTCCAAATCCAATTCAAG GAAATTAAGGTCAAGGAGAGGAAGTGGAACATTAGCTGATCAGATACTCAAGGGTGCACCGGAAAGCTGCGAGATCAAGATCATAAGCGAAGGAAACGAAGTCAAAATGGACCAGCCGCCTCCTGAGTCCTCCCCATCTCCACGTGGCAATGCTGATGACTCCAA TTGGAACCTAATTGCGGGGATAGCTCAGTTGGGAGAGCGTCAGACTGAAGATCTGAAGGTCGCGTGTTCGATCCACGCTCACCGCACgaccttttaa